A genome region from Myroides fluvii includes the following:
- a CDS encoding lysophospholipid acyltransferase family protein: MKLLIYYIAYPILWLISKLPFPIFYFVSDCFFVLLYYIVRYRRKAVTANIKLTMPHLSDQEVKKTVKQFYKHLCDTFLEMIKTITISEEELKNRFQFTNLDTILEVEKQGKSALLFCAHYANWEWLIILDKFISFQGYAVYKKLGNPHFDNLFLKIRTRFNTRLIEMKETIRVIRQNEVSKNHGIYAFISDQSPMIGDANYWQNFMGIEVPVFTGGEALCKKFAMEPMYLKVEYVKRGHYQATFVPLRKEGENIKDIPNYELTNRFLQEVEKQIHQAPAYYFWTHKRWKHRGKKPANIKSFQ; this comes from the coding sequence ATGAAGTTATTAATTTACTATATCGCCTATCCTATCTTATGGCTTATTTCTAAATTACCTTTTCCAATCTTTTACTTTGTATCCGATTGTTTTTTTGTATTGCTCTATTACATTGTGAGATATCGTCGCAAAGCTGTTACAGCAAACATCAAATTGACAATGCCACACTTATCGGATCAGGAGGTTAAAAAAACAGTTAAGCAATTTTACAAACACCTTTGTGATACGTTCTTAGAAATGATTAAAACCATTACTATTTCTGAAGAAGAACTCAAAAATCGCTTTCAATTCACCAATCTAGACACCATATTAGAGGTGGAAAAACAAGGTAAAAGTGCGTTGCTTTTTTGCGCCCACTATGCCAATTGGGAATGGCTGATTATTTTAGATAAGTTTATCAGTTTCCAGGGCTATGCTGTATATAAGAAATTGGGCAATCCTCATTTTGACAACTTATTTTTGAAGATTCGCACGCGATTCAATACGCGTTTAATCGAAATGAAAGAAACAATACGCGTGATTCGCCAAAATGAAGTGAGTAAAAACCACGGAATTTATGCGTTTATCAGCGATCAATCTCCCATGATTGGCGATGCCAATTACTGGCAAAACTTTATGGGAATCGAAGTTCCTGTATTCACTGGTGGCGAGGCCTTGTGCAAAAAGTTTGCTATGGAACCGATGTATCTCAAAGTCGAATACGTCAAACGCGGCCATTATCAAGCTACGTTTGTTCCACTGCGCAAAGAAGGTGAAAACATCAAGGACATTCCCAACTACGAATTGACCAATCGCTTTTTACAAGAGGTTGAAAAACAAATACACCAAGCCCCTGCTTACTATTTTTGGACACACAAACGATGGAAACACAGAGGTAAAAAACCAGCAAATATCAAGTCCTTTCAATAA
- a CDS encoding rhomboid family intramembrane serine protease, with the protein MDVAPIVLIILIASGIVTYKGLQDYSFFAKYNFDLDRIRKGEVYRMITAGFLHVDWMHFAFNMFTLYMFSGIVVALSGSFYFVLIYLLSIVIGNILTYQLYFKQRQYYAVGASGGVTGIVYASILLYPDLKLYLFFIPIGIKGYIFALGYLLYSLYGMKKKSDNIGHAAHFGGAIGGLVLTLIRYPELIQQQLFLIGLLLIPIVLLLILAKTNKL; encoded by the coding sequence ATGGATGTAGCACCTATTGTTTTAATTATTTTAATCGCCTCGGGAATTGTTACCTATAAAGGATTGCAAGACTATTCTTTTTTCGCCAAATACAATTTTGATTTAGATCGCATCCGAAAAGGGGAAGTTTATCGCATGATTACCGCTGGTTTTTTACATGTAGATTGGATGCATTTTGCCTTTAATATGTTTACACTTTATATGTTTTCTGGGATTGTAGTAGCCTTAAGTGGAAGTTTTTATTTTGTGTTGATTTACTTATTGAGTATTGTGATTGGCAATATATTGACCTATCAGTTGTATTTTAAACAACGACAATATTATGCTGTTGGAGCTTCCGGGGGAGTTACAGGTATTGTGTATGCGTCTATTTTGTTGTACCCTGATTTGAAATTATACCTGTTTTTTATTCCCATTGGCATTAAGGGGTATATTTTTGCTTTAGGCTATTTGTTGTACAGCTTATACGGAATGAAAAAGAAAAGCGATAATATTGGACATGCAGCCCATTTTGGCGGGGCAATTGGCGGATTAGTTTTGACGTTAATTCGCTATCCAGAGTTGATACAGCAACAATTGTTTTTAATTGGTTTATTGTTGATTCCCATTGTATTACTCCTAATTTTAGCTAAAACAAATAAACTATAG
- a CDS encoding SIMPL domain-containing protein, with product MKKRILVAGACVAMGLTAQAQMATTANNIPQIQVQGVGKIKAVPDQAIIRLGIENKGKTADEVKKTNDAIVASVLKYLKESKVPEKNIQTERISFYSYKDYTDKKDYYQASQTITLTVEDLSKYEVLVAGVMGKGVNRIDGVEYKSSQLASYQTEARKLAVQEAKKKATDYATALGQKVGKVLVVTDGGGSMPPVFRPMYALKGAAADEAMDQTLAVGEIEINTSVSISFELE from the coding sequence ATGAAAAAGCGTATTTTAGTAGCAGGTGCTTGTGTGGCTATGGGGTTAACAGCTCAGGCACAAATGGCAACAACAGCAAATAACATCCCTCAAATTCAAGTGCAAGGGGTAGGAAAAATAAAAGCAGTTCCCGATCAAGCAATTATTCGATTGGGAATTGAAAACAAAGGTAAAACAGCAGATGAAGTTAAGAAAACAAATGATGCAATTGTTGCAAGTGTTTTAAAGTACTTAAAAGAGTCGAAAGTTCCGGAAAAGAATATTCAAACCGAACGCATAAGCTTTTATTCGTACAAAGACTATACAGATAAGAAAGACTATTACCAAGCAAGTCAAACGATTACGCTTACAGTAGAAGATTTATCAAAATACGAAGTATTAGTTGCTGGAGTAATGGGAAAAGGGGTGAATCGCATTGACGGAGTCGAGTACAAATCGTCTCAGTTGGCTTCTTACCAAACAGAAGCTAGAAAATTAGCCGTGCAAGAGGCAAAGAAAAAAGCTACTGATTATGCAACGGCTTTAGGTCAAAAAGTAGGAAAAGTATTAGTGGTAACTGATGGAGGGGGATCAATGCCTCCTGTATTCAGACCAATGTATGCATTGAAAGGAGCGGCAGCTGATGAAGCAATGGATCAAACACTAGCTGTTGGTGAAATTGAAATTAATACATCCGTTTCGATTAGTTTTGAATTAGAATAA
- a CDS encoding LexA family transcriptional regulator, with protein MLQANEVIKRLKQLLGYKNDLELANLLGIKPNTLSSWKVRETMRYDKIIAICKKHKIDLNDLFLAHPNSVLNVDLENRRVKMISVDHHIEYFLNAEKCCGTSPTCVFPTEEEIDMAFQIGVENMYPTIKVSSYVLTKQIDLSEIKPWHIYLLVVEGKGILCYRFKRYTPEGELLFISDNPAFDSFLVDPKDIREVFCIRGAFLPNIKNLTDY; from the coding sequence ATGTTACAAGCAAACGAAGTAATTAAAAGATTAAAGCAACTACTTGGATACAAGAATGATCTAGAGTTAGCTAACCTATTGGGAATTAAGCCTAATACTTTATCCTCATGGAAAGTGCGTGAAACCATGCGTTATGATAAAATTATTGCAATCTGCAAAAAACATAAAATCGATTTGAACGATTTATTTTTGGCTCACCCCAATTCAGTTTTAAATGTAGATTTAGAAAATAGACGTGTGAAAATGATCTCGGTGGATCATCACATTGAATATTTTTTAAATGCAGAAAAATGTTGTGGTACTTCACCTACTTGTGTTTTTCCAACGGAAGAAGAAATTGATATGGCCTTCCAGATAGGGGTAGAAAACATGTATCCAACAATTAAAGTCAGTTCTTATGTATTGACGAAACAAATTGATTTAAGTGAAATTAAACCTTGGCACATTTATTTACTAGTTGTAGAAGGAAAGGGAATTTTATGCTATCGTTTTAAGCGTTATACCCCAGAAGGTGAATTGCTATTCATTAGTGATAATCCAGCTTTTGATTCCTTCTTAGTAGATCCTAAGGACATCCGAGAAGTTTTTTGTATCCGCGGCGCATTCTTGCCGAATATTAAAAATTTGACAGATTATTAG
- a CDS encoding gliding motility-associated C-terminal domain-containing protein, protein MTKIKLYTVAVLSLSGVLLYGQETPSLITNEGLFSVSPEGVVSIEGNFENTASGHVTNDGMVIYFHDFINDGAYGITTKGTTSTTVFTVEGNPQRAKQIAGNQLASFYNIIFDSPVSKVAFDLKNNIDAAGLVDFQNGIVVVDSTYNPITKVSHGMFTFKKGATAQHMGDASHVEGAIEKIGNEIFVYPIGDQERYRPARISASKEVGDVFLGQYVYNDAAFFNARQNTVGVINSINDTEYWIVDKGTNEQSDVLLTLTWDESTTSAAVLTNPEEELHIVRWDAKQQIWVDEGGVVDMSTKEVTTIGTVKGYGFFTLGTVKKDWILDGDIVIYNLVTADGDGKNDYFIIDNIKNYPNKVEIFNRWGARVYETTDYDPKGDGSTNVFRGYSEGKVTVDKGSKLPSGTYYYVITYEYKDANGSRMIKKAANLHLETN, encoded by the coding sequence ATGACAAAAATAAAATTATATACTGTAGCAGTACTCAGTTTAAGTGGTGTACTACTCTATGGACAAGAAACCCCTTCGTTGATTACCAACGAAGGACTCTTCTCCGTGTCTCCAGAAGGCGTAGTCTCGATAGAGGGAAATTTCGAGAACACAGCATCTGGGCATGTAACCAATGATGGCATGGTGATTTATTTTCACGATTTCATCAACGATGGCGCTTATGGAATTACCACCAAAGGGACTACTTCGACCACTGTATTTACGGTGGAAGGTAATCCTCAGCGAGCGAAACAAATTGCTGGAAATCAATTGGCTTCGTTTTACAACATCATTTTTGATAGCCCAGTGAGCAAAGTTGCTTTTGATTTAAAAAACAATATCGATGCAGCTGGTTTGGTTGATTTTCAAAATGGAATCGTTGTCGTGGATTCGACATATAATCCCATCACGAAAGTTTCACATGGGATGTTTACCTTCAAAAAAGGAGCTACAGCTCAGCATATGGGTGACGCTTCTCACGTAGAGGGTGCGATTGAAAAGATAGGAAATGAGATTTTTGTATACCCTATAGGGGATCAAGAGCGCTATCGCCCAGCTCGAATATCAGCATCTAAAGAAGTAGGGGATGTTTTTTTAGGTCAATACGTGTATAATGATGCTGCTTTTTTTAACGCTCGTCAAAATACAGTTGGGGTGATCAATAGCATCAACGATACCGAATATTGGATTGTAGACAAGGGTACTAACGAGCAAAGTGATGTTTTGTTGACCTTAACTTGGGATGAATCAACAACTTCTGCAGCTGTATTGACTAATCCTGAAGAGGAATTGCACATTGTGCGTTGGGATGCCAAACAACAGATTTGGGTGGATGAAGGTGGTGTTGTCGATATGTCTACCAAAGAAGTGACGACTATTGGAACGGTAAAAGGTTATGGTTTTTTCACTTTGGGAACCGTTAAAAAGGACTGGATTTTAGATGGGGATATTGTAATCTACAACTTAGTTACAGCAGATGGCGATGGGAAGAACGATTATTTTATCATTGACAACATCAAGAACTATCCCAACAAAGTAGAGATTTTCAACCGTTGGGGAGCTCGTGTGTATGAGACGACGGATTACGATCCGAAAGGCGACGGAAGCACGAATGTTTTTAGAGGTTATTCTGAAGGAAAAGTCACAGTTGACAAAGGGAGTAAATTGCCAAGCGGTACGTATTACTACGTAATTACCTACGAGTACAAAGATGCCAACGGCAGTCGCATGATAAAAAAGGCGGCCAACTTACACCTTGAAACCAATTAA
- a CDS encoding PorP/SprF family type IX secretion system membrane protein, whose translation MKRRNTIKQVLMCVLGLLSLQHVSAQQDPQYTQYMYNPASINPAYSGSVNHLQLFGLYRTQWVGLEGAPKTAYLSATTPLTDNGLGLGVHFKNDHLGVMDDNSLSLDLAYSVDLDHQYKLAFGLKGTGSLLDVNYDKLYIYDGTDPISENNIKNKFSANVGAGVYLYSDKAYVGLSAPMIFSSTIYNDSDYQVMKEKVHFYAMGGYVFDINRDIQFKPAALVKVMTGAPLQVDVTANFLFYNKFTLGAAYRWDAAVSGLAGFQITDGLFVGYTYDADTSKLSKYNSGSHEIFMKFELFNNNRRKVAPRFF comes from the coding sequence ATGAAAAGAAGAAACACAATAAAGCAGGTCTTGATGTGTGTGTTAGGTTTGTTGAGTTTACAACACGTTTCCGCACAGCAAGATCCTCAATATACGCAGTATATGTATAATCCTGCCTCGATCAACCCTGCTTATTCAGGGAGTGTGAATCACTTGCAACTCTTTGGGTTGTATCGCACCCAGTGGGTAGGATTGGAAGGAGCTCCAAAAACAGCTTATCTCTCAGCTACAACGCCGCTTACCGATAACGGATTAGGCTTGGGCGTTCACTTTAAGAACGACCACTTAGGGGTGATGGATGACAACAGTTTATCCCTTGATTTGGCCTATTCAGTAGATCTAGACCACCAGTATAAATTGGCTTTTGGACTAAAGGGAACAGGGTCTTTGTTGGATGTAAATTACGATAAGTTATATATCTATGATGGCACAGATCCCATCTCAGAAAACAATATAAAAAATAAGTTTTCAGCAAACGTAGGGGCTGGGGTTTACCTTTATTCGGATAAAGCCTATGTTGGATTATCTGCACCTATGATTTTCTCTAGCACGATTTACAACGATAGCGATTATCAAGTAATGAAAGAGAAAGTTCATTTTTACGCAATGGGAGGGTATGTCTTTGATATCAATCGCGATATCCAGTTCAAACCCGCTGCTTTGGTAAAAGTAATGACCGGTGCTCCTTTGCAGGTAGATGTTACGGCTAACTTCTTGTTCTACAATAAATTTACTTTAGGAGCGGCGTATCGTTGGGATGCCGCTGTAAGTGGTTTGGCTGGATTCCAAATCACGGACGGATTATTTGTAGGGTATACGTACGATGCGGATACCAGCAAACTCTCGAAGTACAACTCGGGATCTCACGAGATCTTTATGAAGTTTGAACTATTTAATAACAACAGGAGAAAAGTCGCACCTCGATTTTTCTAA
- a CDS encoding OmpA family protein: protein MIRKNIYQGLLFCFLFSSLVGFGQTRKERKADREYDNFAYVDAIKFYEGMVEKGEINTSILSKLGDSYYFNGKFVEAHRWYDELFQGSYPDKNIGALDKEYYYRYGQTLKAVNQLEKADAVLQEFAALKANDSRAQLFITNSELVEQTIASSRFTLMNLSTNSESSDYGASLLGNRLIFTSARASEEMKNKVHNWTNQRYTKLYATTIGEDGSFGDPVLFAKEIASKELNMGTAIFTKDGNTMYFTSNNGSVGGKKAQYNEEESSLLKIYKTRKQSDGTWGTLEALPFNLDGYNTAHPALTPDEKWMYFVSDRQGSLGQSDLFRVSLYDTGRFGTVEHLGDKVNTAGRETFPFISSDYMLYFSSDGHPGFGGLDLYKVKINRDGQLGVPTNLGSDINSAFDDFGIYIDAATKKGFVSSNKTGGVGSDDVYLFVEKPCFQMIDGVVTDLESHKAISHVEIAIYDHMEKQIDVVQADELGYYHSEKLACGQQYRIHVSKEGYFAKDFTVAVDRKIQQRVNIELEIIEKGDDLFKKLKLSPIHFDFDSSTIRPDAAIELMKVVNTMLEHPKLELDVRSHTDSRGDDGYNMKLSERRAQATIQWMISKGVKASRLTGRGYGESQLVNHCSNKVDCTDEQHEENRRSEFIILNL from the coding sequence ATGATTAGAAAAAATATATACCAAGGCCTTTTGTTTTGTTTCTTGTTTTCCAGCCTCGTTGGGTTTGGTCAAACCAGAAAAGAACGCAAAGCCGATCGCGAATACGATAATTTTGCCTATGTTGATGCCATCAAGTTTTATGAAGGTATGGTAGAAAAAGGCGAGATCAATACCTCTATTTTGAGTAAGCTAGGGGATTCTTACTATTTCAATGGCAAATTTGTCGAAGCCCATAGATGGTACGATGAGTTGTTTCAAGGGAGTTATCCCGATAAGAATATAGGGGCTTTAGACAAAGAGTATTACTACCGCTATGGTCAAACGCTCAAAGCGGTGAATCAGTTGGAAAAAGCAGATGCTGTATTACAGGAGTTTGCTGCATTAAAAGCGAATGATTCTAGAGCACAACTGTTTATCACCAATAGTGAATTGGTAGAGCAAACCATTGCCTCTTCTCGTTTTACGCTGATGAATCTCTCTACCAATAGTGAATCTTCAGATTATGGTGCTTCTTTGTTGGGCAATCGCTTGATTTTTACTTCTGCACGAGCGAGTGAAGAGATGAAAAACAAAGTACACAATTGGACCAATCAACGCTATACCAAGTTGTATGCAACGACTATTGGCGAGGACGGTAGTTTTGGAGATCCCGTGTTATTTGCCAAGGAAATTGCCTCGAAAGAGCTCAATATGGGAACTGCTATTTTTACCAAAGATGGCAATACGATGTATTTTACCAGTAACAACGGTAGTGTAGGAGGTAAAAAAGCCCAATACAACGAGGAGGAGTCTTCCTTGTTGAAGATTTATAAAACCCGCAAACAAAGCGATGGCACTTGGGGAACCCTAGAAGCCTTGCCCTTTAACCTGGATGGATATAACACGGCGCACCCGGCGTTGACACCCGATGAGAAGTGGATGTATTTCGTTTCGGATCGCCAAGGAAGTTTAGGTCAGTCGGATTTGTTTCGCGTGAGTCTCTACGATACGGGACGCTTTGGAACCGTAGAACACTTGGGCGATAAAGTCAATACCGCAGGACGAGAAACCTTTCCTTTTATCTCGAGTGATTATATGTTGTACTTTTCCAGTGATGGTCATCCTGGATTTGGAGGGTTGGACTTGTACAAAGTAAAAATCAATCGCGACGGACAACTGGGTGTTCCGACCAACTTAGGATCGGATATCAACAGTGCGTTTGACGACTTTGGTATTTATATTGACGCAGCCACGAAAAAAGGATTTGTGAGCTCCAATAAAACGGGTGGCGTAGGCAGTGATGATGTTTATCTATTTGTGGAAAAGCCTTGTTTCCAAATGATTGACGGAGTGGTCACAGACCTTGAATCACACAAGGCAATTAGCCATGTAGAAATTGCTATTTACGACCACATGGAAAAACAAATCGATGTTGTACAGGCGGATGAACTGGGGTATTACCATTCAGAAAAGTTAGCCTGCGGACAGCAATATCGCATTCACGTGAGTAAAGAAGGCTATTTTGCGAAAGATTTCACTGTAGCGGTGGATCGAAAAATCCAACAACGCGTGAATATCGAATTGGAAATCATCGAAAAAGGAGATGACCTATTCAAGAAATTGAAACTCTCTCCGATTCACTTTGATTTCGACTCCTCGACGATTCGTCCAGATGCGGCCATTGAATTAATGAAGGTAGTCAATACCATGCTAGAGCATCCGAAATTGGAGCTTGATGTTCGATCGCATACGGATAGCCGTGGAGATGATGGATACAACATGAAGTTATCTGAACGCCGTGCGCAAGCAACCATCCAATGGATGATTAGCAAAGGAGTGAAGGCCAGTCGATTAACTGGACGTGGTTATGGAGAAAGCCAGCTAGTCAATCACTGTAGCAATAAAGTAGACTGTACAGATGAACAGCACGAAGAAAACCGTCGAAGTGAGTTTATTATTTTGAATTTATAA